The sequence below is a genomic window from Canis aureus isolate CA01 chromosome 11, VMU_Caureus_v.1.0, whole genome shotgun sequence.
AAAACCTAGTGTAAATGGACTTGTAAGCTCTCCAGATTAATAATAGTCATGCTATAATTTGCATGTTACTTCACAGTTACAAAGCTCCTTCACTGGCATTATTAGGTCAGTGTGATACTTCAGAGCCCACCTTAATTCAGTGCTTGGAAGATAACCTTTAGTGCTAGATTGCAATTCCAAAAATAGTAGTGCAGTTATGTGGAGCATATTTCATTTTCAGTTGCACTCCCACGTTGATACAGGTGAAGGAGAAATTTATATTAGGCAGGGTAACACTAAATACAGAAATATGATAGGCTAAATTAGTATGTGACTCATGAGGAAAATCTAGGAGCAAAATACCAGAATATTAATCGAGAGAGGACTCAATAATCTTAATAAATGCTAAGATGCTGATGAAAAGTGACTTCTTTAACATCCCTTATCACAGGGAATCGGCCTACTTCATGAATGTCTCAGCCCTGTGAATTCACCAGTAATCTTTGCACACCTATGCTCtggggggtgggtgctggagGGGCACCCAGGTTGGTGATATGGGCTCATATTGGGGAGGGAAGCTCAGCTCTGGAGCCCCTATGCTTCTTACTCTTCCCTCATCTCTTTAGCAGGTGGAAAGCTTTGGTGTGAAGTATGCAGAAAATTCCAGGAGCTGTGCAGTTATGTAGCAGGCCTATGAGGTAAAACCTCCTCGACCCAAACCCACACCTACTTTAGCTTGACTTAGTAGCATAACTACTGTGCCAGTTACTTGATAGCAAATTCTGAGGTTTCTTTCCCCAAGCCATCctgaatggagaaaaataactTATACCCTGGCAATGCAGGAGAGCCTTCCACACCCTGCCCAGAGACACAGCCTTGTTCAATAAACTTGAACTGCATGACTCCACCACCATCACAAGCACTGTGTTTCTCCGGTACAGCGGTTTTCAAAGCATGGTTCCTGGGACCAGCAGCATCTCCTTGGGAAAGGTGAACCATTCAAGATGTACTAAGTCATGGGGATGGGGCTGACAATCTGTGCTTTAACAAACCCTCCAGTGAGTCTGCTGTACAGGTTTGAGAACTACCACCCTTATCCCATTTAGTCCATCCATCTGTGTTAAGGGCTAGATAGCTGTCTAAAAGACCAGACTGGGAAGACTGTCAGGACCAGGTCACTTGGCAGAGTTGCCAGGTGTGGGGTTTAGGTCACCACCCCAGTACTAGGAATACAGTACTAGGAAAAATGCAAAATGGCATGTCCAGTGTCCTCTGAATCTATGATGTTGTGTGACAAGCAAACTGTTGAATCATCACCCATCTAGAAAATGCCGGGAAGACTGTCAGGACCAGGTCACTTGGCAGAGTTGCCAGGTGTGGGGTTTAGGTCACCACCCCAGTACTAGGAATACAGTACTAGGAAAAATGCAAAGTGGCATGTCCAGTGTCCTCTGAATCTATGATGTTGTGTGACAAGCAAACTGTTGAATCATCACCCATCTAGAAAATGCCGGAGTAATAACTTGTTTTTCTAGATCTTTTGCCAGACTTCTCAGTCAGTCAACATGAAGATTTTGAAGTACTCTGGATTTTCCACCCTCATATTAAAGTAACATACATCATGCTTTCTCTTATATGAACTGATCAGCACTGAATTTCTCACATGCTGCAGATATTCATGCAGAGAAAAGTCTTAATCATTAGTTCTGGTACTCAGAATGAGGCTGTACCCGGAAAAACCAATAGAGGCTTGCATTTTTTCAACCCAAAGTTTGTGCCAGATATAATGTTTCAtgttagaagaaattaaaaaaaaatcttacaaaccTAGGTGCACCTGTTTTATATATTCAATTAGTGaagctttgtttttattccagAAGAACGGAAGCTTCTCCTCATGAGGATATTTACAGCATGACAGCTCCAACGTAATCTCAAAGCACTGCTCCCAGATGTAGTTGTAATCTTGCATTCCACCTAAACAcaagcatatttaattttttaagtctgAAATTGAAATAGTGTTAAGTATCCCAAGCCTTGGGGACAAGTGAATCAGACAGTTACAAGGAAAGTACATGTAAACAGGAGAAGATGAACTTGACGTATTAGCATTATAGAATCAGGACCTGACATCTTATTAGCCAGGCGTGAACAGGCGATCTAACACTCTCACGTGGGTACCTGGGTCGGAGCAGACTAAAGTTCAGCTGTGCGCCAcctgaggggaggggaagggtcagtcctatgtttttttttttccaatcataaCTTACAAAAAGGATTTATCAGTGTACATTTCTTCTGTAAGTTACATCCTAGACAGATATGGAATGATACTtctaaaaaaaatgcttagaaacCATAACTACATTTATTATGTGAAGCTACATACACTCATTCGGAGGAATGCCAATGGCTAAGGGTCAGCGAGCGTGTGCCTTCAGTGGGTACTAGCTGAGGAGTCTGTTAGGCAGCTACTCCCCAGGTTTTACAGACAGACCATCACAGATGTCAAGGAACGTGCCAGTGAGCGCAGAGCCCAGTGCGCAGGCCCTCCTGTCCAGGCCCCGTGCTCTTACCCACTAGGCTGAGCTGCATCTGGGGGTGAGAGAGAGGGTGCCGGGCGGCTCTCGGGAGCGGAGGGACCCAGGCCCCCTGAGGCCGCTGGTATCCAAGCTCACCGTCCAGTTCTCACCTATGGAGACTATTTCGAAAGGGTCATAATCCTGTTTCATATTTTCtaagatgcaaaaattttcatatttaaaaatctctgagTTGGGAGGTGTGTTAAACTCGATGGCTGAAAAACCCAGTTGTCATTAGTTTGGCCAGAAACGTTTTTCTTTCATCCTTGGAGGTACGGTGTTTTATCCTCAGTGGCATCTTGGATTTGGTGAAATCACTGCAGGCCAGCAGGGTACTTGGGAAGTACTGACTTAGCAAAAAGCCTCATGCTAAGAAAATAGTCAAACAATTATCAACGTGTTATTTACGTTAAGTAGCAGCTATGGAGGTCTAGATTCTAGCGGGAAGGATTTCTCCCTTCTTGGTACTTACTTCCCTTCTAAGGCTTGTACTTGTGTTTCTCTCTGACCTCGTTTTCACcaagaaatagaggaagagacagaaagccaagtcctggggagggggggctctCGGAGCCGGTGGGAGCTGCGCACGCAGGGTTCCTAGCTCGTCCCCAGGGTTAGAGACCccgcctgcggggggggggggggtaggacgGAGGGCCACCCCGATGGGGCCAGGCCGCACAGGTCCCGCTTGGGGCTCTCGGGTGCGGCCTCCCAGGCCACCATGGGGAGTGCGCACGGTTGCGGGGGGCAGCTCTGGGGGGGGCTCCCCTTGGGGCGCGGGCCTCCGGCCCTGCCGCTGCTCCTGGCCTGCATTTCTCCTCCTACCCCCGGGCTGCCACCTACCTTCGTCCTTCTATGGGAAcattcccacccacccccgcccctgggATCCCTGCGCGGGGGTCCCCGTGCCCTCCCGCACCTGCCCCCCTATTCCCAGGGCCGAGGAGCCCGGCGGGGGGGGACCCACCTCTGAGCGGATACCAGGCGTAGCCGTTGGTGATTCCGTTGGGGAAGTCCATCTTGTCCTTACACTGATCTCCCTTCTTCATGGTGGGGTTTCTCGAGGCGTAGACGTGGGCGAGGTGTTGGAAGACGTCGTCGTCGGGGGTCAGGCTGCGGGAGTGGGACGTCCCGGTGGCTGCGGGGGACCCACACGTCTCGGCGGGCGCCCAGCGCCAAGCACCTGGCGCCGCCGCCTCCCGTGCCAAGGCCCCTCCTCCCGGACGAGGCCGGGGCTCCTCGGGGGctccctgcacccctcctccccacgaGGCCGGGGCTCCTCCGGGGctccctgcacccctcctccccacgaGGCCGGGGCTCCTCGGggcctccctgcacccctcctccccacgaGGCTAGGCCTCCCTCGGGGTCTCCCTGCACCTCTCCTCCCCACGAGGCCGGGGCTCCTCGGGGGctccctgcacccctcctccccacgaGGCCGGGGCTCCCTCGGGGGCTCCCcgcacccctcctccccacgaGGCTGGGCCTCCCTCGGggcctccctgcacccctcctccccacgaGGCCGGGGCTCCTCCGGGGctccctgcacccctcctccccacgaGGCCGGGGCTCCTCGGggcctccctgcacccctcctccccacgaGGCCGGGGCTCCTCGGGGGCTCCCCGCGCCCCTCCTCCCCACGAGGCCGGGGCTCCTCGGGGGCTCCCcgcacccctcctccccacgaGGCCGGGGCTCCCTCGGGGGCTCCccacacccctcctccccacGAGGCTGGGCCTCCCTCGGGGGCTCCCcacacccctcctccccctcctccccgaggCCGGGGCTCCTCGGggcctccctgcacccctcctccccacgaGGCCGGGGCTCCGTCGGGGGCTCCCCACACCCCTCCTCCCCGAGGCCGGGGCTCCGTCGGGGGCTCCCCGCGCCCCTCCTCCCCACGAGGCTGGGCCTCCCTCGGGGGctccctgcacccctcctccCCGAGGCCGGGGCTCCTCGGggcctccctgcacccctcctccccacgaGGCCGGGGCTCCTCGGGGCCTCCCCGCGCCCCTCCTCCCCACGAGGCCGGGGCTCCTcggggccccccgccccccctcagGCCTCAGATGCACGCATCCCGGGGCGCACGGCCCCCTTACCCGGCACCCCGTTGTCGAAGGGGTAGCTGGCCACCAGGGCGCCGCCGTGCAGGTTGGCGGAGAGCACGAAGGTCTCGGCCTCCAGCCAGGCCATGACGGCCGCCGCCTCGGGCTGCCGCGACACGTCGTTGGGCTCGAAGGCGTCGGGGAAGTTGCGGTTCAGGTCGTAGTGGTTACTGTTCTCCCTTCGGGAGGAGGACGGAGGAGTCGGGGTGCGCCGGGGCAGGCGGGGAAGGGGCCCGGCCGCGCGGGTCTGGGCGGTGGGCGTCCTGCAGCCCCGGGGACACGCGGTGGGCAGGGCACGTGGGGGCTCATGCCCTTAGATGCCCCCCTGGAGGCCCGAGTCACCCCCACCGGCCACCTGGGGACTCACGGTGGGCGGGGCGCTGGGGGTACGGGGGGCTCCCGCCCTGGACACCCCCCCAGGAGGCCCAAGTCGCCCCCAGTGGCCGCCCAGGGACTCACCGTGGGCTGGGGCACCCGGGGGCTCCTGCCCTGGATGCCCGCCCCCCAGGCCCGAGGGCCCCATTGGCCGCCCGACTGGGGGCTGCCACTGAGTCTCCCCGGACTCCCGCCTTCCAGGGCCCAGAGTGAACAGGGAGGGTCCAGGTCGCTGAGGCCGGTGCTGGTTCCCCAGCGACGGGTGGAGAGGCCACAGGAACCTCCTCAGTGCCCACCCCTCCTGGGGGCCGCCGCTGTCCCTATGCCGCAGGATGGCCCGACATAGCGGGTCATCGACTGGTgaggttatatttatttttggtaaaagcAAACAAACGTTTGCCCCCATATCAGTGTTCAGCAGACCCCTGAGAAATCCTCAACTCCCGGGGGccattgtgagaaaataaactgtttttttttttatttttattttttttaataaactgtttaaatcagaaatagtacaaggctctctctttctcttttttttttttttctttaagattatttgggagggggcagcctcggtggcacagcggtttagtgccacctgcagcccagggtgtgatcctggagaccggggatcgagtcccacatcgggctccctgcatggagcctgcttctccctctgcctgtgtatctgtgtgtgtgtctcatgaataaataaatatttttaaaaaaagattatttgggagggagagagcgCGCGAGCGGGGACATGCCCTTcaacagtggggtgggggggacagagagagaagcagcgaCAGCGCAGGGCTCTGTCCACGACCCTGACATTGCCCCTGGGCCGAGGAcaggaggcagacacttaactgaggagccacccaggcaccccctgaccCCCTCTTCTTCTTTTGATCAGTTCCTGTCctggcttttaaaaaaccaactgGTAATTCCCAGGGTCCCTGCTGCAGACTTAGGCCCCGAGATTTAACAGTGCACAACGCGGGCCGCAGGACTCCTGCCCCCTCCCGGGGCGCTCACAGACGGGTGCTGGGCCCAGTCAGGAGGGATCCCCGAGGAGGCCTGGGCGGTGGGCGGCccgggggggcaggggagcccgGCGGGTGGCCCAGGAGGAAGGCCGCCTTCTCCGGCCCTCACTCGTCCGCCTCCGGCAGTCGCCTGAAACCTTGAGCGGCCCAGGCCAGGGCTGGTTCCCGGGGCACCCGGGGCCCCCCTCACCTTCCGTTACTGTAGAAGCAGTCGGGCTTCCGGACGGCCTCGAACCCATCGGGGTTCATGGAAGGCATGAAGTGCATCCGGGTGCTGTTGATTAGGTTCGTGATTTCCAGGTCTTTTCCATCCCTGGTCACGAGGTGCTCGATCAGATGGAGCAGGAGCTCCCGCCCCACGGTCTGCGCAGGTTGAGAGAGAAAACGGGGTGTTACTAGGGCGGAGGACGGTGAGGAGCGTCGTCCGGAGGCACGGTTTCCCCAACAAGGGCTCCCACTGCCACCCACGCCTGCTCTGACACCACGGTGACCTCCCCATGCGGCACTCGGGCAGGGGGCCACCGCTCAGCGGCCTGTGGGGCAGCAGCGGCGAatggtattaaaataaaaaaaaaaagttaatgttttaaaaagcattttaaaaagtattttttaaaattttttatttatttattcatgagagacagagaggtagagacacaggcagagggagaagcaggttccatgcagggagcccgatgcgggactcgattccgggtctccaggatcacaccctgggctgaaggcaggtgctaaattgctgagccacccaggctgccccaagaatttctttttttttttttttttaaaaataatgaattaggtGGAATAAAGGTTATTCTTATTATCGTCTCCGTTTTCTCTGCCTTCTGAAATACTGGAGGGGGAGAGCAGGGACAGGGCAGGAGCCGGCCCCCAAGAACACATGGATGGCGACCCACGGGCCATGtttcagacacacgtgggttccaAGAGGGAAGAGTCCTGTTTGGTAATAAGTATCCACACAGTGAGCAAGGTCAGCCCCGTCTGTGCAGCCCCGGTTGCCGCCTTCTTGGGTTTCTGCAACCTCAGCCATTTGCACATCATgctttttttggcggggggggccATATCTGCATATTATCTATACTCTTGcttagtttctattttctttaaatcagcTCACTTTTacttacaagaaaaagaaaacctttgtgTCCTTAACCATTTTGCCAGATAGGTTTCTGATGGGCCTTGTTTGAAAAGCAGGACCATGAAAATAAACATGATCATATCCAGCTACCATTATCTGATGTATCACCAGCGAGTGGGGACCTCAAGACCCATGAGAGATCTTGCTTCATAATCCTCAATAGTgagaattactttttttattaaaaaaaaaggtaatttgcAGTTCACAACCTGATTATAGAACTAGCCTGACGAGGCTATGTCAACTTGTCTCTAGAATCCTGGGTTCAAAGGAAATCTCCTTGTAGGAACGTTGGCCTCTTACCTAAGATCAGATGCTGCTGTGGGGTCAGTCCCTGGGAAATCTGGGGCACCGGGTGATTTAGGGCCGCGGTGTAGAGGCGCCAGTGTAGGCATGAGCAGGACAGGAGTTTCCAATGAAAACCCCACCGTATGAATTGACTGTTGTGACAACGGATGAGCAAGCCTTGAATGGCAATCTCTCACTGTAGTCCCCTCGTTGGCAAGCAAAGAAACtacattttatgaatttgaaatcCCCATGAACATGGAACCATTGGAACTGGGACTAAGAAAATTTGGAATATGTGAATTATATGTTTACAGGTAGCCATCAGGTCCAGAGCGGGAATATATTCAATTTtgacttcaatttttttcctacttatttctatcttctactactactactaccttGATTTTTGTGTTTACAGTCAAAATTATCagcttgtggggcacctggctggctcagtgagttaagcgtctgccttgggctcaggtcataatcccggagacctgggatcgagccccaaaccaggctccctgcccagtggggaagGGGGCATGAGAGCCcatcaaaagctaaaaatgataaatgtgtgtgtgtgtgtgtgtgtgtgtgtgcgcgcgcgcgcctctcccaggcagagggagaagcaggctccctgcagggagcccgacgtgggactcgatcccaggactccgggatcacgccctgggctgaaggcagatgctcaaccgttgagccacccaggcatccccaaaaatgctatataaatataaatgatatatcatttaa
It includes:
- the CPM gene encoding carboxypeptidase M isoform X3: MHFMPSMNPDGFEAVRKPDCFYSNGRENSNHYDLNRNFPDAFEPNDVSRQPEAAAVMAWLEAETFVLSANLHGGALVASYPFDNGVPATGTSHSRSLTPDDDVFQHLAHVYASRNPTMKKGDQCKDKMDFPNGITNGYAWYPLRGGMQDYNYIWEQCFEITLELSCCKYPHEEKLPFFWNKNKASLIEYIKQVHLGVKGQVFDQNGNPLPNVIVEVQDRKHICPYKTNKLGEYYLLLLPGSYVLNVTVPGHDPYLTKVVIPEKSEKFSALKKDILLPFRGQLDSIPVSTPLCPKIPLYRNLPSHSAATKPGLFIFLVTAFHIFVK
- the CPM gene encoding carboxypeptidase M isoform X2 translates to MQVARLCLGLLLPAAAALEFAYHHQEQMEAFLKTVARNYSSITRLHSIGKSVQGRNLWVLVVGRFPKEHRVGIPEFKYVANMHGDETVGRELLLHLIEHLVTRDGKDLEITNLINSTRMHFMPSMNPDGFEAVRKPDCFYSNGRENSNHYDLNRNFPDAFEPNDVSRQPEAAAVMAWLEAETFVLSANLHGGALVASYPFDNGVPATGTSHSRSLTPDDDVFQHLAHVYASRNPTMKKGDQCKDKMDFPNGITNGYAWYPLRGGMQDYNYIWEQCFEITLELSCCKYPHEEKLPFFWNKNKASLIEYIKQVHLGVKGQVFDQNGNPLPNVIVEVQDRKHICPYKTNKLGEYYLLLLPGSYVLNEHKEQE
- the CPM gene encoding carboxypeptidase M isoform X1 translates to MQVARLCLGLLLPAAAALEFAYHHQEQMEAFLKTVARNYSSITRLHSIGKSVQGRNLWVLVVGRFPKEHRVGIPEFKYVANMHGDETVGRELLLHLIEHLVTRDGKDLEITNLINSTRMHFMPSMNPDGFEAVRKPDCFYSNGRENSNHYDLNRNFPDAFEPNDVSRQPEAAAVMAWLEAETFVLSANLHGGALVASYPFDNGVPATGTSHSRSLTPDDDVFQHLAHVYASRNPTMKKGDQCKDKMDFPNGITNGYAWYPLRGGMQDYNYIWEQCFEITLELSCCKYPHEEKLPFFWNKNKASLIEYIKQVHLGVKGQVFDQNGNPLPNVIVEVQDRKHICPYKTNKLGEYYLLLLPGSYVLNVTVPGHDPYLTKVVIPEKSEKFSALKKDILLPFRGQLDSIPVSTPLCPKIPLYRNLPSHSAATKPGLFIFLVTAFHIFVK